The Calliphora vicina chromosome 3, idCalVici1.1, whole genome shotgun sequence genome contains a region encoding:
- the LOC135955732 gene encoding LOW QUALITY PROTEIN: putative uncharacterized protein DDB_G0271982 (The sequence of the model RefSeq protein was modified relative to this genomic sequence to represent the inferred CDS: substituted 1 base at 1 genomic stop codon) codes for MTANSTAINCHSSDVPIDHLQEEERRMEGRKKERKKERKKERKKERKKERKKGRKEGRKEGRKEESNQGIWKVIDWQFDIEDHLQEEERKKERKKERKKERKXERKEERKEERKKERRKEGKKEGGRRKEEGRKEGRKEGRKEGIVRIVESLSCQNPSNKIS; via the exons atgacagccaattcgacagctATCAACTGTCACAGTTCGGATGTTCCTATTG ATCATTTACAAGAAGAAGAAAGAAGGATGGAAGGAaggaagaaagaaagaaagaaagaaagaaagaaagaaagaaagaaagaaagaaagaaagaaagaaagaaaggaaGGAAGGAAGGAAGGAAGGAAGGAAGGAAGGAAGAATCCAATCAAG GGATCTGGAAAGTAATAGATTGGCAGTTCGACATAGAAGATCATTTACAAGaagaagaaagaaagaaagaaagaaagaaagaaagaaagaaagaaagaaagtaaGAAAGAAAGGAAGAAAGGAAGGAAGAAAGGAAGAAAGAAAGAAGGAAAGAAGGAAAGAAGGAAGGAGGAAGGAGGAAGGAGGAGGGAAGGAAGGAAGGAAGGAAGGAAGGAAGGAAGGAAGGAATAGTAAGAATCGTCGAAAGTCTATCATGCCAGAATccatcaaataaaatttcataa